The following are encoded together in the Salvia hispanica cultivar TCC Black 2014 chromosome 6, UniMelb_Shisp_WGS_1.0, whole genome shotgun sequence genome:
- the LOC125193713 gene encoding uncharacterized protein LOC125193713: protein MGYYLADGIYPQWPVFLKTIRCPLGDRRRYFAHRQESARKDVERAFGVLQSRFALVKGPTRFFYQGDIADIMYACIIMHNMIIDDEHEGVLDVTNDPSVASSSHGVSTESARQGVPHNEHERFQAFMDIHQKEAHQALQHDIIEELQMHM, encoded by the exons ATGGGGTACTACCTGGCTGACGGCATCTATCCGCAATGGCCCGTGTTtctgaagacgatcagatgccCACTCGGAGATAGAAGAAGGTATTTTGCCCATCGGCAAGAGTctgcgcgcaaggatgtggagagggcatttggggtgctccaatcgcgatTTGCACTGGTAAAGGGCCCGACGCGCTTTTTCTACCAGGGAGATATTGCCGATATCATGTATGcatgcatcatcatgcataacatgatcatcGATGATGAACACGAAGGCGTCCTCGACGTCACCAACGACCCAAGTGTTGCATCATCGAGTCACGGTGTCTCAACCGAGTCCGCCCGCCAGGGTGTGCCGCACAACGAACATGAACGGTTCCAGGCGTTCATGGACATACACCAGAAGGAGGCCCATCAAGCACTACAACacgatatcatcgaagaatt ACAGATGCACATGTAA